Below is a genomic region from Blastocatellia bacterium.
CGCCATCGGCGGGAGGAATGGATCGGGCCACGAGCGCGCGAACCGGTAACTGGTTCAGTGCTTGCCGATAAGCGTCGTTTCCACTCCCGAACCACGAGATGATCAAATCGAAGGAAGTCAGGCGCTCCCGAAGGTCCTCTGGCATCTCTCCGTTGAAGAGGTGATAAAGTGGCAGCGAATCCAAAGCATGAGCGCGATCAACCAGCCCTCGCCCTTCCAACAACGGAGGCAAGGCCGGATGTCCGAAATAACTCAATCGTAGCTTGGGGAGCGCTTCGTCGGACCGCGGCGATGGCCGGCAACGCCAGCAGGAGATCGCCGATCGCTCCTTCGTGAACGATCAGGATTCGTTGCCCAGGACTCTCGCCCACACGCGACTCCCTTGCCTTGGGTTCTTCCTCAGATGCGCTCCTCGAACGAGGCGCAGGGACATGCGTCAATCTACCGACCCGATGACCTGGAGTCAACCCAAAGCGTGATCCCTGACAGCAAAATCAACCTCGGCACAATGGGTGACGACCTAGGAGCTGAATTAGGTAATTTCGGAACCTGGGGCCTTCGCCACGATTCCGTGTGGACCTACCGATTTTTTGGTGAGGCGTTTCTAGAGTGCGAGCCGCACCCACTGGATGCCCATCGCCGTCTCATCACCAGCGTAGAAAGCCACGAACACCGTGCCATCAGGCAGCAGCAGGGGAGTTGGATGACCGAAAGTCCAGCGGCCCATATCCACCCAATACTCATCAAAAGCGCGCTTGCCCCCCATACCTGATTCCCGACCGCCGTGCTTTTTCTCGTAGAAGACGATCTCCTCTTCCGTCCTCCACGTCCTGCCGAAATCGTCGCTCAGGATGGCCCTCAGGCTGGGCGGATCATGACGATGCACATAGGCGGCGAAGACACGACCGTCTCCCAACGCTAGGGGCGCACAAATCTGTCCGGCAATGCCAATGGAGACAGGCTGACTCCATTGTCGGGCATCTGGCGAGCCCCAAGCGATATGGATATCCCGGTCCTGTTGCGCCTGGCGATCGTATGTCCAAAACATGGCGATCAACTCCCCCGTTTCTGGATCCATGGTGAGACGCTGATCCCAATAGAGCACTTGCCCAGACGGATCGTGGGCGACAATCGCCATCTCGTCCCACGTCATACCGCCGTCGGCAGAGATGCGCAAGGCAGCGTGGTGATGCCCCGGACGAGGATCATCGTACTCCTTCCAGGCTTCGTAGGGTAATGCCAGCCGACCATCCTTCAGAAGCAACAGGGAGCCGGTCGTCGCGTTGCCTTTGTGAGGCGCCAAAGGGACTTCATGGGGCGTCACCCATGAACGCCCATCATCTTCGGACCAGGTGAAAAACACTTTGGTGGGCAGAAGCCCCTGAGTCTGAGGATTCGCTAGGGGCCGCGTCGGATCCGAGCGATC
It encodes:
- a CDS encoding exo-alpha-sialidase; the encoded protein is MRIIDRGVIFDATSAPLEARFCTFPSLARLESGRLIVGFRSGSSKDSADEDVRIMASDDGGYTWQMVLDGFGEFPPGSGGRIRCIALTALGTRLIASLAWVDRSDPTRPLANPQTQGLLPTKVFFTWSEDDGRSWVTPHEVPLAPHKGNATTGSLLLLKDGRLALPYEAWKEYDDPRPGHHHAALRISADGGMTWDEMAIVAHDPSGQVLYWDQRLTMDPETGELIAMFWTYDRQAQQDRDIHIAWGSPDARQWSQPVSIGIAGQICAPLALGDGRVFAAYVHRHDPPSLRAILSDDFGRTWRTEEEIVFYEKKHGGRESGMGGKRAFDEYWVDMGRWTFGHPTPLLLPDGTVFVAFYAGDETAMGIQWVRLAL